The Lates calcarifer isolate ASB-BC8 linkage group LG14, TLL_Latcal_v3, whole genome shotgun sequence genome has a segment encoding these proteins:
- the LOC108888791 gene encoding uncharacterized protein LOC108888791 isoform X4 has product MMFSSEVYNMDYGLIIFLLTGALVSVASAQTRQYHFVSTPLNWTEAQSFCRQVYTDLATIENTADVSAVNATTSNYTGQAWIGLYDDLVNSWRWSLDNSSFYGEGETEFRNWDLNPVQPNNQLGQQYCVVLYGGRLGTWGDTECSMELQFVCYAGIENGTLVYVIIDNQVNWTQAQRFCRENYVDLASIRNQTENDIITSISNGRFVWIGLYRNNLWSDGSTSLFRNWAAGQPDSGTDNCFTTSFSGSGQWSDDDCSLSLPFICFRTIPPNAEGFRSTGQDETSITLQWNKVNNNVSYILQFDGTEINITAPDGDGPVTHTVSSLTAGTKYTFTLFSVFEDVRSSGVSFTAVTAPSNTGGFRSTGQDETSITLQWNKVNNNVSFTLQFDGTEINITAPDGDGPVTHTVSSLTAGTKYTFTLFSVFEDVRSSGVSVTAVTAPSNTGGFRSTGQDETSITLQWNKVNNNVSFTLQFDGTEINITAPDGDGPVTHTVSSLTAGTKYTFTLFSVFEDVRSSGVSVTAVTAPSNTGGFRSTGQDETSITLQWNKVNNNVSFTLQFDGTEINITAPDGDGPVTHTVSSLTAGTKYTFTLFSVFEDVRSSGVSVTAVTAPSNTGGFRSTGQDETSITLQWNKVNNNVSFTLQFDGTEINITAPDGDGPVTHTVSSLTAGTKYTFTLFSVFEDVRSSGVSVTAVTAPSNTGGFRSTGQDETSITLQWNKVNNNVSFTLQFDGTEINITAPDGDGPVTHTISSLTAGTKYTFTLFSVFEDVRSSGVSVTAVTAPSNTGGFRSTGQDETSITLQWNKVNNNVSFTLQFDGTEINITAPDGDGPVTHTVSSLTAGTKYTFTLFSVFEDVRSSGVSVTAVTAPSNTGGFRSTGQDETSITLQWNKVNNNVSFTLQFDGTEINITAPDGDGPVTHTVSSLTAGTKYTFTLFSVFEDVRSSGVSVTAVTAPSNTGGFRSTGQDETSITLQWNKVNNNVSFTLQFDGTEINITAPDGDGPVTHTVSSLTAGTKYTFTLFSVFEDVRSSGVSVTAVTAPSNTGGFRSTGQDETSITLQWNKVNNNVSFTLQFDGTEINITAPDGDGPVTHTVSSLTAGTKYTFTLFSVFEDVRSSGVSVTAVTAPSNTGGFRSTGQDETSITLQWNKVNNNVSFTLQFDGTEINITAPDGDGPVTHTVSSLTAGTKYTFTLFSVFEDVRSSGVSVTAVTAPSNTGGFRSTGQDETSITLQWNKVNNNVSFTLQFDGTEINITAPDGDGPVTHTISSLTAGTKYTFTLFSVFEDVRSSGVSVTAVTAPSNTGGFRSTGQDETSITLQWNKVNNNVSFTLQFDGTEINITAPDGDGPVTHTVSSLTAGTKYTFTLFSVFEDVRSSGVSVTAVTAPSNAGNFRSTGQDETSITLQWNKVNNNVSYILQFDGTEINITAPDGDGPVTHTVSSLTAGTKYTFTLFSVLEDIRSSGVSFTAVTAPSNTGGFRSTGQDETSITLQWNKVNNNVSFTLQFDGTEINITAPDGDGPVTHTVSSLTAGTKYTFTLFSVFEDVRSSGVSVTAVTAPSNTGGFRSTGQDETSITLQWNKVNNNVSFTLQFDGTEINITAPDGDGPVTHTVSSLTAGTKYTFTLFSVFEDIRSSGVSFTAVTAPSNAGNFRSTGQDETSITLQWNKVNNNVSYILQFDGTEINITAPDGDGPVTHTVSSLTAGTKYTFTLFSVFEDVRSSGVSFTAVTGEILNFFSVLLM; this is encoded by the exons ATGATG ttttcttCAGAGGTTTATAACATGGATTATGGGCTGATCATCTTTTTGCTCACAG gaGCATTGGTCAGTGTTGCCTCTGCCCAAACTCGTCAGTATCACTTTGTGAGCACGCCACTGAACtggactgaagctcagagctTCTGCCGACAGGTCTATACTGACCTGGCCACCATagaaaacacagctgatgtCAGTGCCGTTAATGCTACTACATCAAACTACACAG GCCAGGCTTGGATAGGTCTCTATGATGATTTGGTAAACAGCTGGAGATGGTCCCTGGATAACAGCAGCTTCTAtggagaaggagaaacagagtTTAGAAATTGGGATTTGAATCCTGTTCAGCCCAACAATCAACTAGGACAACAGTACTGTGTGGTATTATATGGTGGCCGTTTGGGCACATGGGGAGACACTGAATGCAGCATGGAACTTCAGTTTGTGTGCTATGCTG GCATAGAAAATGGCACACTGGTCTATGTTATAATTGACAATCAGGTGAATTGGACTCAAGCTCAGAGATTCTGCAGGGAGAATTATGTTGACCTAGCCAG TATAAGaaatcagacagaaaatgacatcATCACAAGCATATCAAATGGGAGATTTGTGTGGATTGGTCTGTACCGGAATAACCTGTGGTCTGATGGGAGCACCTCTCTGTTTCGAAACTGGGCCGCTGGACAGCCAGACTCTGGGACAGATAACTGTTTCACCACATCATTCAGTGGCTCAGGACAGTGGTCAGATGATGATTGCTCCCTCAGCTTGCCATTCATCTGTTTCAGAACAA TTCCACCCAACGCAGAAGGCTTCAGATCAACAGGACAAGATGAGACCAGTATCactctgcagtggaataaaGTCAACAACAATGTCAGCTATATTCTCCAGTTTGATGGGACAGAGATAAACATCACTGCACCAGATGGAGATGGACCAGTAACTCACACAGTCTCATCTCTCACTGCTGGAACCAAAtacacattcactctcttctctgtgtttgaggacGTCAGAAGCAGTGGAGTAAGCTTTACTGCAGTCACTG ctcctTCAAACACAGGAGGCTTCAGGTCAACAGGACAAGATGAGACCAGTATCactctgcagtggaataaaGTCAACAACAATGTCAGCTTTACTCTCCAGTTTGATGGAACAGAGATAAACATCACTGCACCAGATGGAGATGGACCAGTAACTCACACAGTCTCATCTCTCACTGCTGGAACCAAAtacacattcactctcttctctgtgtttgaggacGTCAGAAGCAGTGGAGTAAGCGTTACTGCAGTCACTG ctcctTCAAACACAGGAGGCTTCAGGTCAACAGGACAAGATGAGACCAGTATCactctgcagtggaataaaGTCAACAACAATGTCAGCTTTACTCTCCAGTTTGATGGAACAGAGATAAACATCACTGCACCAGATGGAGATGGACCAGTAACTCACACAGTCTCATCTCTCACTGCTGGAACCAAAtacacattcactctcttctctgtgtttgaggacGTCAGAAGCAGTGGAGTAAGCGTTACTGCAGTCACTG ctcctTCAAACACAGGAGGCTTCAGGTCAACAGGACAAGATGAGACCAGTATCactctgcagtggaataaaGTCAACAACAATGTCAGCTTTACTCTCCAGTTTGATGGAACAGAGATAAACATCACTGCACCAGATGGAGATGGACCAGTAACTCACACAGTCTCATCTCTCACTGCTGGAACCAAAtacacattcactctcttctctgtgtttgaggacGTCAGAAGCAGTGGAGTAAGTGTTACTGCAGTCACTG ctcctTCAAACACAGGAGGCTTCAGATCAACAGGACAAGATGAGACCAGTATCactctgcagtggaataaaGTCAACAACAATGTCAGCTTTACTCTCCAGTTTGATGGAACAGAGATAAACATCACTGCACCAGATGGAGATGGACCAGTAACTCACACAGTCTCATCTCTCACTGCTGGAACCAAAtacacattcactctcttctctgtgtttgaggacGTCAGAAGCAGTGGAGTAAGCGTTACTGCAGTCACTG ctcctTCAAACACAGGAGGCTTCAGGTCAACAGGACAAGATGAGACCAGTATCactctgcagtggaataaaGTCAACAACAATGTCAGCTTTACTCTCCAGTTTGATGGAACAGAGATAAACATCACTGCACCAGATGGAGATGGACCAGTAACTCACACAATCTCATCTCTCACTGCTGGAACCAAAtacacattcactctcttctctgtgtttgaggacGTCAGAAGCAGTGGAGTAAGTGTTACTGCAGTCACTG ctcctTCAAACACAGGAGGCTTCAGATCAACAGGACAAGATGAGACCAGTATCactctgcagtggaataaaGTCAACAACAATGTCAGCTTTACTCTCCAGTTTGATGGAACAGAGATAAACATCACTGCACCAGATGGAGATGGACCAGTAACTCACACAGTCTCATCTCTCACTGCTGGAACCAAAtacacattcactctcttctctgtgtttgaggacGTCAGAAGCAGTGGAGTAAGCGTTACTGCAGTCACTG ctcctTCAAACACAGGAGGCTTCAGGTCAACAGGACAAGATGAGACCAGTATCactctgcagtggaataaaGTCAACAACAATGTCAGCTTTACTCTCCAGTTTGATGGAACAGAGATAAACATCACTGCACCAGATGGAGATGGACCAGTAACTCACACAGTCTCATCTCTCACTGCTGGAACCAAAtacacattcactctcttctctgtgtttgaggacGTCAGAAGCAGTGGAGTAAGCGTTACTGCAGTCACTG ctcctTCAAACACAGGAGGCTTCAGGTCAACAGGACAAGATGAGACCAGTATCactctgcagtggaataaaGTCAACAACAATGTCAGCTTTACTCTCCAGTTTGATGGAACAGAGATAAACATCACTGCACCAGATGGAGATGGACCAGTAACTCACACAGTCTCATCTCTCACTGCTGGAACCAAAtacacattcactctcttctctgtgtttgaggacGTCAGAAGCAGTGGAGTAAGCGTTACTGCAGTCACTG ctcctTCAAACACAGGAGGCTTCAGGTCAACAGGACAAGATGAGACCAGTATCactctgcagtggaataaaGTCAACAACAATGTCAGCTTTACTCTCCAGTTTGATGGAACAGAGATAAACATCACTGCACCAGATGGAGATGGACCAGTAACTCACACAGTCTCATCTCTCACTGCTGGAACCAAAtacacattcactctcttctctgtgtttgaggacGTCAGAAGCAGTGGAGTAAGTGTTACTGCAGTCACTG ctcctTCAAACACAGGAGGCTTCAGATCAACAGGACAAGATGAGACCAGTATCactctgcagtggaataaaGTCAACAACAATGTCAGCTTTACTCTCCAGTTTGATGGAACAGAGATAAACATCACTGCACCAGATGGAGATGGACCAGTAACTCACACAGTCTCATCTCTCACTGCTGGAACCAAAtacacattcactctcttctctgtgtttgaggacGTCAGAAGCAGTGGAGTAAGCGTTACTGCAGTCACTG ctcctTCAAACACAGGAGGCTTCAGGTCAACAGGACAAGATGAGACCAGTATCactctgcagtggaataaaGTCAACAACAATGTCAGCTTTACTCTCCAGTTTGATGGAACAGAGATAAACATCACTGCACCAGATGGAGATGGACCAGTAACTCACACAATCTCATCTCTCACTGCTGGAACCAAAtacacattcactctcttctctgtgtttgaggacGTCAGAAGCAGTGGAGTAAGTGTTACTGCAGTCACTG ctcctTCAAACACAGGAGGCTTCAGATCAACAGGACAAGATGAGACCAGTATCactctgcagtggaataaaGTCAACAACAATGTCAGCTTTACTCTCCAGTTTGATGGAACAGAGATAAACATCACTGCACCAGATGGAGATGGACCAGTAACTCACACAGTCTCATCTCTCACTGCTGGAACCAAAtacacattcactctcttctctgtgtttgaggacGTCAGAAGCAGTGGAGTAAGCGTTACTGCAGTCACTG ctcctTCAAATGCAGGAAACTTCAGGTCAACAGGACAAGATGAGACCAGTATCactctgcagtggaataaaGTCAACAACAATGTCAGCTATATTCTCCAGTTCGATGGTACAGAGATAAACATCACTGCACCAGATGGAGATGGACCAGTAACTCACACAGTCTCATCTCTCACTGCTGGAACCAAAtacacattcactctcttctctgtgctTGAGGACATCAGAAGCAGTGGAGTAAGCTTTACTGCAGTCACTG ctcctTCAAACACAGGAGGCTTCAGGTCAACAGGACAAGATGAGACCAGTATCactctgcagtggaataaaGTCAACAACAATGTCAGCTTTACTCTCCAGTTTGATGGTACAGAGATAAACATCACTGCACCAGATGGAGATGGACCAGTAACTCACACAGTCTCATCTCTCACTGCTGGAACCAAAtacacattcactctcttctctgtgtttgaggacGTCAGAAGCAGTGGAGTAAGCGTTACTGCAGTCACTG ctcctTCAAACACAGGAGGCTTCAGGTCAACAGGACAAGATGAGACCAGTATCactctgcagtggaataaaGTCAACAACAATGTCAGCTTTACTCTCCAGTTTGATGGAACAGAGATAAACATCACTGCACCAGATGGAGATGGACCAGTAACTCACACAGTCTCATCTCTCACTGCTGGAACCAAAtacacattcactctcttctctgtgtttgaggacATCAGAAGCAGTGGAGTAAGCTTTACTGCAGTCACTG
- the LOC108888791 gene encoding uncharacterized protein LOC108888791 isoform X24, with translation MMFSSEVYNMDYGLIIFLLTGALVSVASAQTRQYHFVSTPLNWTEAQSFCRQVYTDLATIENTADVSAVNATTSNYTGQAWIGLYDDLVNSWRWSLDNSSFYGEGETEFRNWDLNPVQPNNQLGQQYCVVLYGGRLGTWGDTECSMELQFVCYAGIENGTLVYVIIDNQVNWTQAQRFCRENYVDLASIRNQTENDIITSISNGRFVWIGLYRNNLWSDGSTSLFRNWAAGQPDSGTDNCFTTSFSGSGQWSDDDCSLSLPFICFRTIPPNAEGFRSTGQDETSITLQWNKVNNNVSYILQFDGTEINITAPDGDGPVTHTVSSLTAGTKYTFTLFSVFEDVRSSGVSFTAVTVPSNAGGFRSTGQDETSITLQWNKVNNNVSFTLQFDGTEINITAPDGDGPVTHTVSSLTAATKYTFTLFSVFEDVRSSGVSVTAVTAPSNTGGFRSTGQDETSITLQWNKVNNNVSFTLQFDGTEINITAPDGDGPVTHTVSSLTAGTKYTFTLFSVFEDVRSSGVSVTAVTAPSNTGGFRSTGQDETSITLQWNKVNNNVSFTLQFDGTEINITAPDGDGPVTHTVSSLTAGTKYTFTLFSVFEDVRSSGVSVTAVTAPSNTGGFRSTGQDETSITLQWNKVNNNVSFTLQFDGTEINITAPDGDGPVTHTVSSLTAGTKYTFTLFSVFEDVRSSGVSVTAVTAPSNTGGFRSTGQDETSITLQWNKVNNNVSFTLQFDGTEINITAPDGDGPVTHTVSSLTAGTKYTFTLFSVFEDVRSSGVSVTAVTAPSNTGGFRSTGQDETSITLQWNKVNNNVSFTLQFDGTEINITAPDGDGPVTHTISSLTAGTKYTFTLFSVFEDVRSSGVSVTAVTAPSNTGGFRSTGQDETSITLQWNKVNNNVSFTLQFDGTEINITAPDGDGPVTHTVSSLTAGTKYTFTLFSVFEDVRSSGVSVTAVTAPSNTGGFRSTGQDETSITLQWNKVNNNVSFTLQFDGTEINITAPDGDGPVTHTVSSLTAGTKYTFTLFSVFEDVRSSGVSVTAVTAPSNTGGFRSTGQDETSITLQWNKVNNNVSFTLQFDGTEINITAPDGDGPVTHTVSSLTAGTKYTFTLFSVFEDVRSSGVSVTAVTAPSNTGGFRSTGQDETSITLQWNKVNNNVSFTLQFDGTEINITAPDGDGPVTHTVSSLTAGTKYTFTLFSVFEDVRSSGVSVTAVTAPSNTGGFRSTGQDETSITLQWNKVNNNVSFTLQFDGTEINITAPDGDGPVTHTVSSLTAGTKYTFTLFSVFEDVRSSGVSVTAVTAPSNAGNFRSTGQDETSITLQWNKVNNNVSYILQFDGTEINITAPDGDGPVTHTVSSLTAGTKYTFTLFSVLEDIRSSGVSFTAVTAPSNTGGFRSTGQDETSITLQWNKVNNNVSFTLQFDGTEINITAPDGDGPVTHTVSSLTAGTKYTFTLFSVFEDVRSSGVSVTAVTAPSNTGGFRSTGQDETSITLQWNKVNNNVSFTLQFDGTEINITAPDGDGPVTHTVSSLTAGTKYTFTLFSVFEDIRSSGVSFTAVTAPSNAGNFRSTGQDETSITLQWNKVNNNVSYILQFDGTEINITAPDGDGPVTHTVSSLTAGTKYTFTLFSVFEDVRSSGVSFTAVTGEILNFFSVLLM, from the exons ATGATG ttttcttCAGAGGTTTATAACATGGATTATGGGCTGATCATCTTTTTGCTCACAG gaGCATTGGTCAGTGTTGCCTCTGCCCAAACTCGTCAGTATCACTTTGTGAGCACGCCACTGAACtggactgaagctcagagctTCTGCCGACAGGTCTATACTGACCTGGCCACCATagaaaacacagctgatgtCAGTGCCGTTAATGCTACTACATCAAACTACACAG GCCAGGCTTGGATAGGTCTCTATGATGATTTGGTAAACAGCTGGAGATGGTCCCTGGATAACAGCAGCTTCTAtggagaaggagaaacagagtTTAGAAATTGGGATTTGAATCCTGTTCAGCCCAACAATCAACTAGGACAACAGTACTGTGTGGTATTATATGGTGGCCGTTTGGGCACATGGGGAGACACTGAATGCAGCATGGAACTTCAGTTTGTGTGCTATGCTG GCATAGAAAATGGCACACTGGTCTATGTTATAATTGACAATCAGGTGAATTGGACTCAAGCTCAGAGATTCTGCAGGGAGAATTATGTTGACCTAGCCAG TATAAGaaatcagacagaaaatgacatcATCACAAGCATATCAAATGGGAGATTTGTGTGGATTGGTCTGTACCGGAATAACCTGTGGTCTGATGGGAGCACCTCTCTGTTTCGAAACTGGGCCGCTGGACAGCCAGACTCTGGGACAGATAACTGTTTCACCACATCATTCAGTGGCTCAGGACAGTGGTCAGATGATGATTGCTCCCTCAGCTTGCCATTCATCTGTTTCAGAACAA TTCCACCCAACGCAGAAGGCTTCAGATCAACAGGACAAGATGAGACCAGTATCactctgcagtggaataaaGTCAACAACAATGTCAGCTATATTCTCCAGTTTGATGGGACAGAGATAAACATCACTGCACCAGATGGAGATGGACCAGTAACTCACACAGTCTCATCTCTCACTGCTGGAACCAAAtacacattcactctcttctctgtgtttgaggacGTCAGAAGCAGTGGAGTAAGCTTTACTGCAGTCACTG TTCCTTCAAATGCAGGAGGCTTCAGGTCAACAGGACAAGATGAGACCAGTATCactctgcagtggaataaaGTCAACAACAATGTCAGCTTTACTCTCCAGTTTGATGGTACAGAGATAAACATCACTGCACCAGATGGAGATGGACCAGTAACTCACACAGTCTCATCTCTCACTGCTGCAACCAAAtacacattcactctcttctctgtgtttgaggacGTCAGAAGCAGTGGAGTAAGCGTTACTGCAGTCACTG ctcctTCAAACACAGGAGGCTTCAGGTCAACAGGACAAGATGAGACCAGTATCactctgcagtggaataaaGTCAACAACAATGTCAGCTTTACTCTCCAGTTTGATGGAACAGAGATAAACATCACTGCACCAGATGGAGATGGACCAGTAACTCACACAGTCTCATCTCTCACTGCTGGAACCAAAtacacattcactctcttctctgtgtttgaggacGTCAGAAGCAGTGGAGTAAGCGTTACTGCAGTCACTG ctcctTCAAACACAGGAGGCTTCAGGTCAACAGGACAAGATGAGACCAGTATCactctgcagtggaataaaGTCAACAACAATGTCAGCTTTACTCTCCAGTTTGATGGAACAGAGATAAACATCACTGCACCAGATGGAGATGGACCAGTAACTCACACAGTCTCATCTCTCACTGCTGGAACCAAAtacacattcactctcttctctgtgtttgaggacGTCAGAAGCAGTGGAGTAAGCGTTACTGCAGTCACTG ctcctTCAAACACAGGAGGCTTCAGGTCAACAGGACAAGATGAGACCAGTATCactctgcagtggaataaaGTCAACAACAATGTCAGCTTTACTCTCCAGTTTGATGGAACAGAGATAAACATCACTGCACCAGATGGAGATGGACCAGTAACTCACACAGTCTCATCTCTCACTGCTGGAACCAAAtacacattcactctcttctctgtgtttgaggacGTCAGAAGCAGTGGAGTAAGTGTTACTGCAGTCACTG ctcctTCAAACACAGGAGGCTTCAGATCAACAGGACAAGATGAGACCAGTATCactctgcagtggaataaaGTCAACAACAATGTCAGCTTTACTCTCCAGTTTGATGGAACAGAGATAAACATCACTGCACCAGATGGAGATGGACCAGTAACTCACACAGTCTCATCTCTCACTGCTGGAACCAAAtacacattcactctcttctctgtgtttgaggacGTCAGAAGCAGTGGAGTAAGCGTTACTGCAGTCACTG ctcctTCAAACACAGGAGGCTTCAGGTCAACAGGACAAGATGAGACCAGTATCactctgcagtggaataaaGTCAACAACAATGTCAGCTTTACTCTCCAGTTTGATGGAACAGAGATAAACATCACTGCACCAGATGGAGATGGACCAGTAACTCACACAATCTCATCTCTCACTGCTGGAACCAAAtacacattcactctcttctctgtgtttgaggacGTCAGAAGCAGTGGAGTAAGTGTTACTGCAGTCACTG ctcctTCAAACACAGGAGGCTTCAGATCAACAGGACAAGATGAGACCAGTATCactctgcagtggaataaaGTCAACAACAATGTCAGCTTTACTCTCCAGTTTGATGGAACAGAGATAAACATCACTGCACCAGATGGAGATGGACCAGTAACTCACACAGTCTCATCTCTCACTGCTGGAACCAAAtacacattcactctcttctctgtgtttgaggacGTCAGAAGCAGTGGAGTAAGCGTTACTGCAGTCACTG ctcctTCAAACACAGGAGGCTTCAGGTCAACAGGACAAGATGAGACCAGTATCactctgcagtggaataaaGTCAACAACAATGTCAGCTTTACTCTCCAGTTTGATGGAACAGAGATAAACATCACTGCACCAGATGGAGATGGACCAGTAACTCACACAGTCTCATCTCTCACTGCTGGAACCAAAtacacattcactctcttctctgtgtttgaggacGTCAGAAGCAGTGGAGTAAGCGTTACTGCAGTCACTG ctcctTCAAACACAGGAGGCTTCAGGTCAACAGGACAAGATGAGACCAGTATCactctgcagtggaataaaGTCAACAACAATGTCAGCTTTACTCTCCAGTTTGATGGAACAGAGATAAACATCACTGCACCAGATGGAGATGGACCAGTAACTCACACAGTCTCATCTCTCACTGCTGGAACCAAAtacacattcactctcttctctgtgtttgaggacGTCAGAAGCAGTGGAGTAAGCGTTACTGCAGTCACTG ctcctTCAAACACAGGAGGCTTCAGGTCAACAGGACAAGATGAGACCAGTATCactctgcagtggaataaaGTCAACAACAATGTCAGCTTTACTCTCCAGTTTGATGGAACAGAGATAAACATCACTGCACCAGATGGAGATGGACCAGTAACTCACACAGTCTCATCTCTCACTGCTGGAACCAAAtacacattcactctcttctctgtgtttgaggacGTCAGAAGCAGTGGAGTAAGTGTTACTGCAGTCACTG ctcctTCAAACACAGGAGGCTTCAGATCAACAGGACAAGATGAGACCAGTATCactctgcagtggaataaaGTCAACAACAATGTCAGCTTTACTCTCCAGTTTGATGGAACAGAGATAAACATCACTGCACCAGATGGAGATGGACCAGTAACTCACACAGTCTCATCTCTCACTGCTGGAACCAAAtacacattcactctcttctctgtgtttgaggacGTCAGAAGCAGTGGAGTAAGCGTTACTGCAGTCACTG ctcctTCAAATGCAGGAAACTTCAGGTCAACAGGACAAGATGAGACCAGTATCactctgcagtggaataaaGTCAACAACAATGTCAGCTATATTCTCCAGTTCGATGGTACAGAGATAAACATCACTGCACCAGATGGAGATGGACCAGTAACTCACACAGTCTCATCTCTCACTGCTGGAACCAAAtacacattcactctcttctctgtgctTGAGGACATCAGAAGCAGTGGAGTAAGCTTTACTGCAGTCACTG ctcctTCAAACACAGGAGGCTTCAGGTCAACAGGACAAGATGAGACCAGTATCactctgcagtggaataaaGTCAACAACAATGTCAGCTTTACTCTCCAGTTTGATGGTACAGAGATAAACATCACTGCACCAGATGGAGATGGACCAGTAACTCACACAGTCTCATCTCTCACTGCTGGAACCAAAtacacattcactctcttctctgtgtttgaggacGTCAGAAGCAGTGGAGTAAGCGTTACTGCAGTCACTG ctcctTCAAACACAGGAGGCTTCAGGTCAACAGGACAAGATGAGACCAGTATCactctgcagtggaataaaGTCAACAACAATGTCAGCTTTACTCTCCAGTTTGATGGAACAGAGATAAACATCACTGCACCAGATGGAGATGGACCAGTAACTCACACAGTCTCATCTCTCACTGCTGGAACCAAAtacacattcactctcttctctgtgtttgaggacATCAGAAGCAGTGGAGTAAGCTTTACTGCAGTCACTG